The following coding sequences are from one Halalkalicoccus subterraneus window:
- a CDS encoding O-acetylhomoserine aminocarboxypropyltransferase/cysteine synthase family protein: protein MNDWGPATRSVHSGGRADPATGARATPIYQTTSYQFESADHAADLYALSAEGDVYSRISNPTTRTLEERLAALEGGVDAVATSSGMAALDAATFLLAAPGDSIVSSSAIYGGTTAYFNHVAGRRGIETHFVDTLDYEEYEKAIDEDTAFVHLETIGNPSLVTPDIERVAEIAHDNGAPLFVDNTFATPYLCRPLECGADLVWESTTKWLHGSGSTVGGALIDGGSFDWTGYEELSGENPAYDGIDFSRDFPEAPFAAAARFRSLRALGAQQAPFDAWATLQGLESFPLRMERHCENAAIVAEFLADHEAVSWVTYPGLESHPTHDNAREYLEGGFGGMIAFGLENGFEGGKRVCEAVDLVSFVANIGDAKSLIIHPASTTHGQLTPEQRAKSGVTEDLVRLSVGIEDPEDVLRDLDRAIEVATGRSSEP, encoded by the coding sequence ATGAACGACTGGGGACCAGCGACGCGTAGCGTACACAGTGGCGGGCGCGCGGATCCGGCGACCGGGGCGCGCGCGACGCCGATCTACCAGACCACTTCCTACCAGTTCGAGAGCGCGGATCACGCCGCGGATCTGTACGCCCTTTCGGCGGAGGGCGACGTCTACTCCCGGATCAGCAATCCCACTACCAGGACGCTCGAAGAGCGCCTCGCCGCCCTCGAAGGGGGGGTCGACGCCGTCGCTACTAGTTCGGGAATGGCCGCCCTCGACGCCGCGACCTTTCTGCTGGCCGCGCCCGGCGACTCCATCGTCTCCTCGTCCGCGATCTACGGCGGTACCACCGCGTACTTCAACCACGTCGCGGGCCGTCGCGGAATCGAGACGCACTTCGTCGACACGCTCGATTACGAGGAGTATGAAAAAGCCATCGACGAGGACACGGCGTTCGTCCACCTCGAAACCATCGGCAACCCCTCGCTCGTCACCCCGGACATCGAGCGAGTGGCGGAGATCGCCCACGACAACGGGGCACCGCTGTTCGTCGACAACACGTTCGCCACGCCGTATCTATGTCGACCCTTGGAGTGCGGCGCCGATCTCGTCTGGGAATCGACCACGAAATGGCTCCACGGGTCGGGGTCGACCGTCGGCGGCGCCCTGATCGACGGCGGCTCGTTCGACTGGACGGGCTATGAGGAACTTTCGGGGGAAAATCCCGCCTACGACGGGATCGACTTCAGCCGTGACTTCCCCGAGGCGCCCTTCGCCGCCGCCGCCCGATTTCGCTCGCTGCGGGCGCTCGGCGCCCAGCAGGCCCCCTTCGACGCGTGGGCCACTCTCCAGGGGCTCGAATCGTTCCCCCTGCGGATGGAGCGCCACTGTGAGAACGCCGCCATCGTCGCCGAGTTTCTGGCCGATCACGAGGCCGTCTCCTGGGTGACCTATCCCGGCCTCGAATCGCATCCGACCCACGACAACGCACGCGAATACCTCGAAGGTGGGTTCGGCGGAATGATCGCCTTCGGGCTCGAAAACGGCTTCGAGGGCGGGAAGCGCGTCTGCGAGGCCGTCGACCTGGTGAGCTTCGTCGCCAACATCGGCGACGCCAAATCGTTGATCATCCATCCGGCCTCGACGACCCACGGCCAGCTCACCCCCGAGCAGCGCGCGAAAAGCGGCGTTACGGAGGACCTCGTGCGCCTCTCCGTAGGCATTGAGGACCCCGAGGACGTCCTTCGGGATCTGGACCGAGCGATCGAAGTCGCTACGGGGCGTTCGAGCGAGCCATGA
- the metX gene encoding homoserine O-acetyltransferase MetX, which translates to MSENREFASLGEFRFACGESISDLEVAYETYGEFTGENCVLVCHALTGSAHVAGSFRDSTSDQASAWWEDIVGPGKAIDTAEYYVVCVNVPGSCYGSSGPPSENPETGEPYGTDFPPVTVGDWTCAQRALLDHLGVGRLHAVVGGSVGGMNALDWAARYPDDVHRVAAVAAAARLDAQCLGLDAIARRAITTDPDWQGGEYYGGAEPDDGLALARQLGHMMYLSKDSMERKFGRRSAGRDAHREAFPADPAADFFPYRDVESYLDYQSTKFVDRFDANSYLYLTRAMDDYDLASGYESDADALAAFTGEALLMSFTGDWHFTVAQSEQVAKAFRATGEAAHHVVESDHGHDAFLVEPGKVGPPLADFLDDGLAGKSITDTKGEEPSSDFAPVHASLFPR; encoded by the coding sequence ATGAGCGAGAATCGGGAGTTCGCCTCGCTGGGCGAGTTTCGCTTCGCGTGTGGCGAGTCGATCTCCGACCTGGAGGTCGCCTACGAGACGTACGGCGAGTTCACCGGCGAGAACTGCGTGCTGGTCTGTCACGCCCTGACGGGTAGCGCCCACGTCGCGGGCTCGTTTCGCGATTCGACGAGCGATCAGGCCTCGGCGTGGTGGGAGGACATCGTCGGTCCCGGAAAAGCGATCGACACCGCCGAGTACTACGTCGTCTGCGTGAACGTCCCGGGATCGTGTTACGGTTCTTCGGGACCTCCGAGCGAAAACCCCGAAACGGGCGAGCCCTATGGCACGGACTTTCCTCCGGTGACGGTCGGAGACTGGACGTGCGCCCAGCGCGCCCTACTGGACCACCTCGGCGTCGGCCGCCTGCACGCCGTCGTCGGCGGCTCCGTAGGGGGAATGAACGCGCTCGACTGGGCTGCCCGGTATCCCGACGACGTCCACCGGGTCGCCGCGGTCGCCGCGGCCGCCCGGCTAGACGCCCAGTGTCTCGGTCTCGACGCCATCGCCCGCCGGGCGATCACGACCGACCCCGACTGGCAGGGCGGCGAGTACTACGGCGGGGCGGAGCCCGACGACGGGCTGGCGCTGGCCCGCCAGTTGGGCCACATGATGTACCTCTCGAAGGACTCGATGGAGCGCAAGTTCGGCCGGCGTTCTGCGGGTCGGGACGCCCACCGCGAGGCGTTTCCCGCCGACCCCGCCGCCGACTTCTTTCCCTACCGGGACGTCGAGTCGTACCTCGACTACCAATCGACGAAGTTCGTCGACCGGTTCGACGCCAACAGCTACCTCTATCTGACCCGTGCGATGGACGATTACGATCTCGCGTCGGGTTACGAGTCCGACGCCGACGCGCTCGCGGCCTTCACCGGCGAGGCGCTCCTGATGAGCTTCACCGGCGACTGGCATTTCACCGTCGCCCAGTCCGAGCAGGTCGCAAAGGCGTTTCGCGCCACTGGCGAGGCCGCCCACCACGTCGTCGAGTCCGACCACGGCCACGACGCCTTCCTCGTCGAGCCCGGCAAGGTCGGGCCACCGCTCGCGGACTTCCTCGACGACGGCCTGGCCGGAAAATCGATCACCGATACGAAGGGCGAGGAGCCAAGCAGCGACTTCGCGCCGGTCCACGCGAGCCTCTTTCCGCGCTAG